A single genomic interval of Spinacia oleracea cultivar Varoflay chromosome 6, BTI_SOV_V1, whole genome shotgun sequence harbors:
- the LOC110791436 gene encoding uncharacterized protein isoform X1 encodes MVEGITLNELKKRNAESKRKMGSLSEVLEREKSRKIVVLTGGESKIDDRNQGRSGVVEELEGGRPKSACRKQGMSKVMEETEKELTLAEMKMEALKKKLKGKKKVKIREERAVVEEKKKRQLMLIENRDMEVMTVEDSDFYDFDEDRVERSFKNGQVWAIYDDDDGMPRNYGLIEEVVSLNPFAVKMSWLDFQNNGDERLMFWEKMGFHISCGIFEVARQDTTNLLNIFSHLVDCERAARKLYRIYPTKGSIWALYDERALDVGGKEYLSRNKRCYDIVVFLTSYSEMHGLSMAYLEKVNGYRAVFKRREIGPHAIRWLDKGDFRLFSHQIPARKLSEEEAPHLSGGCWELDPASLPPDLLTVSSRK; translated from the coding sequence ATGGTTGAGGGGATAACACTGAATGAGCTGAAGAAGAGAAATGCAGAATCAAAGAGGAAGATGGGTAGCTTAAGTGAGGTTTTGGAGAGGGAGAAGTCTAGGAAAATTGTGGTGCTAACTGGTGGGGAGTCGAAAATTGATGACAGGAATCAAGGAAGAAGTGGTGTAGTGGAGGAACTGGAAGGAGGGAGGCCAAAAAGTGCCTGTAGAAAGCAAGGGATGAGTAAGGTGATGGAAGAGACAGAAAAGGAACTGACTTTGGCTGAGATGAAAATGGAGGCATTAAAGAAGAAACTGAAAGGGAAGAAGAAAGTTAAGATTAGAGAGGAGAGAGCAGTGGTCgaagagaagaagaagaggcaGTTAATGTTGATTGAGAATCGGGATATGGAGGTAATGACTGTGGAGGATTCAGATTTTTATGACTTTGATGAGGATAGAGTTGAGAGGAGCTTCAAGAATGGCCAAGTTTGGGCAATATATGACGATGATGATGGGATGCCTAGGAATTATGGGTTGATAGAGGAGGTTGTCTCATTGAATCCATTCGCGGTGAAAATGAGCTGGTTGGACTTTCAGAATAATGGGGATGAGAGGCTGATGTTTTGGGAGAAAATGGGATTTCATATTTCTTGTGGAATATTCGAGGTGGCTAGGCAGGATACAACAAATTTATTGAATATCTTCTCACATTTGGTTGACTGTGAAAGAGCAGCAAGAAAGTTGTACAGGATATACCCTACAAAGGGTTCTATTTGGGCCCTTTACGATGAAAGAGCCTTGGATGTAGGAGGGAAAGAATATTTGAGTAGGAATAAGCGATGTTATGACATCGTTGTGTTTCTAACAAGTTACAGTGAAATGCATGGATTAAGTATGGCGTACCTAGAGAAGGTTAACGGATACAGAGCAGTGTTTAAGAGGCGAGAGATTGGGCCTCATGCTATTAGATGGCTTGACAAGGGTGACTTCCGGCTGTTCTCACATCAGATTCCTGCTAGAAAGCTTTCTGAAGAGGAGGCTCCTCATCTTTCAGGCGGTTGTTGGGAGCTTGATCCTGCTTCACTCCCACCGGATTTGCTCACAGTTTCCAGTAGAAAATGA
- the LOC110791327 gene encoding probable carotenoid cleavage dioxygenase 4, chloroplastic gives MDSLSSSFLSSVAQTKVPNILIKHPSSPPRFYISSVRIEDKPQAEINSSPTLTIPSTLPTSQNIKFQQSSSPSKTVSVNKYKTQSSPPKPSLPLTVLNTFDDIINQFIDPPTRPSLDPKCFLSENFAPVEELPPTECEIEQGVLPSCLDGAYIRNGPNTQFLPRGPYHLFDGDGMLHSIRISNGRAVLCSRYVKTYKYVLEREAGFSIIPSVFSGFNSLLSSAARGTLAAARFVAGQFNPINGIGLANTSLAFFGNRLYALGESDLPYEVKLTPNGDIQTLGRNDFDGKLFMSMTAHPKVDQETGEAFAFRYGPMPPFLTYFRFDSKGNKQADVPIFSMLRPSFLHDFAITKKYAIFPDIQITMDPAEMILRGGAPVGLDPTKISRIGVIPRYANDERDMKWFEVPGLNIMHAINAWDEVDKDGNEAIVMVAPNMISAEHTLERMHLVHALVEMVRIDLKTGVVSRQPLSTRNLDFAVINPNYLGKKNKYVYAAVGNPMPKISGVVKLDVTVAQDHRECIVASRMFVPGSYGGEPFFVATYPDDPDADEDDGYLVSYVHDENTGESRFLVMDAKSPNLDVVASVKLPQRVPYGFHGLFVRDKDLKRL, from the coding sequence ATGGATTCTTTATCTTCTTCCTTCCTCTCATCAGTAGCACAAACAAAGGTCCctaatattctaattaaacacCCATCATCGCCCCCTCGGTTTTACATTTCTTCAGTAAGGATTGAAGATAAACCTCAAGCAGAGATAAATTCATCACCGACACTCACCATCCCTTCCACATTGCCAACATCCCAAAACATCAAATTTCAACAATCATCATCGCCATCAAAAACGGTGTCCGTAAATAAGTATAAAACACAATCATCACCCCCCAAACCTTCACTCCCATTAACGGTTTTAAATACATTTGATGACATCATCAATCAGTTCATTGATCCTCCCACACGACCATCACTTGACCCGAAGTGTTTCCTCTCGGAGAACTTTGCTCCGGTGGAGGAGCTCCCACCTACAGAATGTGAGATTGAACAAGGCGTCCTTCCCTCGTGTCTTGATGGGGCCTACATCCGTAATGGCCCCAACACACAATTCCTTCCCCGTGGGCCCTATCATCTGTTCGACGGGGATGGAATGCTCCATAGTATTCGCATATCTAACGGAAGGGCTGTCCTTTGTAGTCGGTATGTCAAGACATACAAGTATGTACTTGAGCGCGAAGCAGGGTTTAGTATAATTCCCAGTGTCTTTTCTGGGTTCAATAGCCTTCTTAGTTCTGCAGCTCGGGGAACACTGGCTGCAGCAAGATTTGTTGCTGGGCAGTTTAACCCAATCAACGGTATTGGGTTAGCCAACACCAGCCTAGCCTTCTTTGGCAACAGGCTATATGCCCTGGGTGAATCGGACCTTCCATATGAGGTAAAATTGACTCCAAATGGAGACATTCAAACTCTTGGCCGCAATGATTTTGATGGAAAGCTATTCATGAGCATGACTGCTCACCCTAAGGTTGATCAAGAAACAGGGGAGGCATTTGCCTTCCGTTATGGTCCTATGCCACCATTTCTCACCTATTTCCGATTTGATTCCAAGGGAAACAAACAAGCAGATGTGCCTATCTTCTCAATGTTGCGTCCCTCATTCCTTCACGACTTTGCTATAACAAAGAAATATGCAATATTCCCTGATATCCAGATTACGATGGACCCTGCTGAGATGATCCTTAGGGGTGGAGCTCCTGTTGGTTTGGACCCTACGAAGATATCAAGAATTGGAGTGATTCCAAGGTACGCCAACGATGAGAGGGATATGAAATGGTTTGAGGTGCCAGGATTAAATATTATGCACGCCATCAATGCATGGGACGAGGTGGACAAAGATGGAAACGAAGCGATTGTCATGGTGGCTCCAAACATGATTTCTGCAGAACACACGTTAGAGCGTATGCATCTTGTCCATGCATTAGTAGAGATGGTTAGGATTGATCTCAAGACTGGGGTGGTCTCCAGACAGCCATTGTCAACAAGAAACCTTGACTTTGCAGTCATAAATCCTAACTATCTGGGAAAGAAGAACAAGTATGTATACGCAGCAGTTGGAAATCCGATGCCAAAGATATCAGGAGTAGTGAAGCTAGATGTGACTGTGGCACAAGATCATCGGGAATGTATAGTGGCAAGCAGGATGTTCGTTCCAGGAAGTTATGGAGGCGAGCCATTTTTTGTGGCAACTTATCCAGATGACCCAGATGCAGATGAGGATGACGGGTACCTAGTCTCGTATGTTCATGATGAAAATACAGGAGAATCAAGGTTCCTAGTCATGGATGCAAAGTCACCTAACCTTGATGTTGTTGCCTCAGTGAAGCTACCTCAGCGTGTGCCCTACGGGTTCCATGGATTATTTGTAAGGGACAAGGATCTTAAAAGGCTGTGA
- the LOC110791371 gene encoding phosphomevalonate kinase, peroxisomal, with product MEVVSSAPGKVLMTGGYLVLERPNAGLVLSTNARFYAIVKPIYDDVKPDSWAWSWMDVKLTSPQLARETMYKFSMKNLTLHCVSSSDARNPFVEQAVQYVIAAAHARIDQDKKDILQKRLLLGLDITIMGANEFYSYRDQLEARGLPLTPESLAVLPPFSSITFNANNANGAHCKPEVAKTGLGSSAAMTTAVVAALLHYLGVVNLSDSARNHPNADVDLVHMIAQTSHCIAQGKVGSGFDVSCAVYGSQRYVRFSPEVLSSAQVAGIGALLHEVIIDVMEGKWDHEMTKFALPPRMTLLLGEPGSGGSSTPSMVGAVKRWKKSEPEKSLHTFTKLSEANSMLEEQLNKLRKLAEEQGMAYDSIIDRCCNLKSEKWMEQSVSPVEQAVVEALLGARNTMLDIRGHMRRMGEAAGVPIEPDSQTRLLDATMDVEGVLLAGIPGAGGFDAVFAITLSDASNKVAKVWSSLNVLALPIREDPRGVSLENGDPRLQEITSGIHSANIN from the exons ATGGAAGT AGTTTCTTCAGCTCCTGGGAAAGTTTTGATGACCGGGGGTTATCTTGTTTTGGAGAGACCAAACGCCGGACTGGTGCTGAGTACAAATGCTCGGTTTTATGCTATTGTGAAGCCTATCTATGATGATGTGAAACCTGATAGTTGGGCATGG TCATGGATGGATGTGAAGCTAACATCTCCTCAACTTGCAAGGGAAACAATGTATaaattttcaatgaagaacttaaCTCTCCATTGTGTTTCATCAAG TGATGCAAGAAACCCTTTTGTGGAACAAGCTGTGCAGTATGTTATAGCGGCTGCCCATGCTAGGATTGACCAAGATAAGAAGGATATATTGCAGAAACGCCTTTTGCTAG GTCTTGATATCACAATTATGGGTGCCAATGAATTTTATTCGTATCGAGATCAG TTGGAAGCTCGTGGCCTGCCTCTCACCCCAGAATCATTGGCTGTACTCCCTCCTTTCTCTTCAATTACTTTCAATGCAAACAATGCAAATGGTGCACATTGCAAACCTGAAGTCGCTAAAACTGGGTTAGGTTCATCTGCAGCAATGACGACAGCAGTGGTTGCTGCTCTCCTTCATTATCTAGGGGTTGTTAATCTTTCAGATTCAGCCAGAAATCATCCTAATGCAGATGTTGATCTAGTGCACATGATAGCTCAAACTTCTCATTGTATTGCCCAAGGGAAAGTTGGCAGTGGATTTGATGTTAGTTGTGCAGTTTATGGCAGTCAACGTTATGTACGCTTTTCACCAGAAGTTCTATCATCTGCTCAG GTTGCAGGGATAGGGGCACTACTTCACGAAGTTATAATTGATGTCATGGAAGGAAAGTGGGATCATGAGATGACTAAGTTTGCTTTGCCCCCACGAATGACTCTT TTACTTGGAGAGCCAGGAAGTGGTGGATCTTCCACACCATCAATGGTTGGGGCAGTAAAGAGGTGGAAAAAGTCTGAACCTGAAAAGTCTCTTCACACATTCACAAAATTGTCAGAAGCAAATTCAATGCTCGAGGAACAGTTAAATAAGTTGAGGAAACTAGCGGAGGAACAAGGCATGGCATATGACAGCATCATTGATAGATGTTGCAATCTCAAATCAGAAAAG TGGATGGAACAATCAGTTTCCCCCGTTGAGCAAGCAGTTGTTGAAGCACTACTAGGAGCTAGAAATACGATGCTCGACATTAGAGGTCATATGCGTCGGATGGGAGAAGCTGCTGGTGTCCCG ATAGAACCAGATTCACAAACACGACTTTTGGATGCCACCATGGATGTAGAGGGCGTGTTGTTGGCCGGAATTCCCGGAGCAGGTGGATTTGATGCAGTTTTTGCAATAACATTAAGTGATGCGAGCAACAAAGTTGCTAAAGTATGGAGTTCACTCAATGTTTTGGCTCTACCGATCAGAGAAGATCCCCGTGGTGTGAGTTTGGAAAACGGTGATCCACGGTTGCAGGAGATCACATCAGGAATTCATTCAGCAAAtatcaattaa
- the LOC110791344 gene encoding uncharacterized protein, producing the protein MDFELRRAREKLQKEQKERKEMAKLKLQRERKAKEEASRQRAAIEEVQRARRIDAAEAQVKADEQMAENLLSGGGIMFHRILEAVLYPGVGDKIKLPSSCFTELSDQRVFDKGPVYFRLSVTGQESSSDTSAVSKSHGVTHSGVLEFTAEEGFVALPPHVWSNLFPTEAPTTPLIEIQYVRLSKGSYAKLQPEDISFLDIPNHKAVLETSLRQHATLSQDDIITVRHGELTFKLHVLELKPSKSVSVLETDIEVDIVSPEAASEKSNQKVLKPLTYGVPESGVVEEGVYMYYKFLLDNDVWSVIASSNSRIEVKLEVDTDSGDTDLYISKHPLMFPTHHQHHWSSHDVGSKTLILSSQDQNLGLGTCSIGIYGFKGTTKYKIVVSVQDNSNRGQQAGLSTSSTVDVDSVECGNCKHYIPSRSIALHEAYCRRHNVACQYAGCGVILRVGDAKNHVHCNRCGKAFQQAEMEKHMKVFHEPLHCSCGVVLEMEEMVQHQSSDCPMRMITCRFCGDIVQAGSSPMDTRDRFRGLTEHESVCGSRTAPCDSCGRSVMLKEMDIHQIAVHPNN; encoded by the exons aTGGATTTCGAGCTTCGAAGAGCGAGAGAAAAGTTGCAGAAAGAGCAGAAGGAGAGGAAAGAGATGGCCAAATTGAAGCTTCAGAGAGAAAGGAAGGCTAAAGAAGAAGCTTCTAGACAACGCGCTGCCATTGAAGAAGTTCAGCGAGCTCGCCGTATCGATGCCGCTGAAGCTCAGGTTAAG GCAGATGAGCAAATGGCTGAAAATTTACTGTCTGGAGGAGGAATCATGTTTCATCGCATCTTAGAAGCTGTGCTTTATCCTGGTGTTGGAGATAAGATTAAGCTTCCCTCATCTTGCTTCACTGAATTGTCTGATCAACGTGTTTTTGACAAAGGACCTGTATACTTCCGGTTGTCTGTCACTGGCCAAGAGAGCTCTTCTGACACCTCTGCTGTTAGCAAGAGTCATGGAGTTACACATTCAGGTGTGTTGGAGTTCACAGCAGAAGAAGGGTTTGTTGCTCTTCCTCCACATGTATGGAGTAACTTATTTCCTACAGAAGCACCAACAACCCCGTTAATTGAGATTCAGTACGTTCGATTATCAAAAGGTTCATATGCAAAACTTCAACCAGAAGATATTAGCTTTTTGGACATACCAAATCACAAGGCTGTCCTTGAAACAAGCCTTCGTCAACATGCTACTCTTTCTCAGGATGACATAATTACAGTTCGACACGGGGAGCTTACATTTAAGCTACATGTCCTTGAATTAAAGCCCTCGAAAAGTGTTTCCGTTTTAGAGACAGATATTGAGGTAGACATTGTCAGTCCCGAAGCTGCCTCTGAGAAGAGCAACCAAAAGGTCCTAAAACCACTCACTTACGGAGTACCGGAATCTGGGGTTGTTGAGGAAGGGGTGTATATGTATTACAAATTCTTGCTCGACAATGATGTGTGGAGTGTAATTGCATCTAGCAATTCCAGAATAGAAGTAAAGTTGGAGGTAGATACTGATTCTGGGGATACAGATCTTTACATATCCAAACATCCGCTGATGTTTCCTACACACCATCAGCACCATTGGTCCTCTCATGATGTGGGTTCCAAGACTTTGATTCTTAGCTCTCAAGATCAGAATCTAGGGTTAGGTACTTGTAGTATTGGTATTTATGGGTTCAAAGGAACAACGAAGTACAAAATAGTGGTGAGTGTTCAAGATAATAGTAACCGTGGCCAACAAGCTGGGTTGTCCACATCATCAACAGTTGATGTAGATTCCGTGGAATGTGGGAATTGCAAGCACTATATACCTAGCAGAAGTATAGCTTTGCATGAAGCTTATTGCCGTAGACACAATGTTGCGTGCCAGTACGCAGGTTGCGGTGTCATTCTAAGAGTGGGGGATGCTAAGAATCATGTGCATTGCAACAGATGTGGGAAGGCTTTCCAGCAAGCAGAGATGGAGAAGCACATGAAAGTGTTTCATGAGCCCCTTCATTGTTCATGTGGAGTGGTTCTTGAAATGGAAGAAATG GTTCAACATCAATCCTCGGATTGTCCTATGCGGATGATTACTTGCCGCTTCTGCGGAGACATTGTTCAAGCCGGGAGTTCACCAATGGACACACGTGACCGGTTTAGAGGACTTACAGAGCATGAGAGTGTTTGTGGTTCCAGAACTGCCCCGTGTGATTCATGTGGACGTTCAGTTATGTTGAAAGAGATGGACATTCACCAAATTGCTGTGCACCCGAATAATTAA
- the LOC110791337 gene encoding pentatricopeptide repeat-containing protein At1g31920 isoform X2 produces MIKLSVLHQPHIFLPPEDCPHSSDTNLRWREKECVSLLKKCNAMEELKQIHGQMLKLGLFCDSFCVSNLLATCAISNWGSMDYASLVFNQIDDPGTFEFNTMIRGHAKENDFKSALKLFDEMLERGNSPDNFTYPFVFKACAGLGLMHLGRNIHGQVFKLGFPDDLFVQNSLINMYGKCGNVEDSCAVFKGMEQKSVASWSSLVAAHANLGLAMHGHGQKALLLFSEMLEQGIEPDDVVYLGVLSGCRHAGLVVEGLELFKKMRFEHQIQPTIQHYGCILELLGRNAKFDEAFNMIQEMPMAANDVVWRNLLSAARVHCNLEIGEKVASNLMKLGSENSGYYVIMSNMYAQAQKWTDAATVRCMVSDQVAGLSLVEVRRKVYTFVSQDKSRCNWEEIYEMIHQMEWQLKFDGYLPDTSEVLHNVDEEEKKQRLKYHSQKLALAFALLHTPENTTIRIARNVKMCRDTHTYSKFVSVVYNREIIVRDRNRFHHFKDGTCSCRDYW; encoded by the exons ATGATTAAATTATCAGTTCTTCATCAACCCCATATCTTCCTGCCACCAGAAGATTGCCCACATAGCTCAGACACCAATTTAaggtggagagagaaagaatgtGTTTCTTTGTTAAAGAAATGCAACGCCATGGAAGAATTGAAACAAATTCATGGGCAAATGCTCAAATTGGGGTTGTTTTGTGATTCTTTTTGTGTTAGTAATTTGCTTGCAACTTGTGCAATCTCAAATTGGGGAAGTATGGATTATGCATCATTAGTATTTAATCAGATTGATGATCCAGGTACATTTGAATTCAACACCATGATTAGAGGGCATGCTAAGGAGAACGATTTCAAGAGTGCACTTAAACTGTTTGATGAAATGCTTGAGAGAGGAAATTCACCTGATAATTTCACTTACCCTTTTGTTTTTAAGGCATGTGCTGGTTTGGGTTTGATGCATTTAGGCAGAAACATTCATGGGCAGGTGTTTAAACTTGGATTCCCTGATGATTTATTTGTGCAGAACAGCCTGATCAACATGTATGGAAAGTGTGGGAATGTAGAAGATTCATGTGCTGTATTCAAAGGAATGGAGCAGAAAAGTGTTGCTTCATGGAGTTCTCTTGTTGCAGCTCATGCTAATTTGG GGCTCGCGATGCATGGGCATGGTCAAAAGGCACTTCTGCTGTTCTCAGAAATGCTTGAACAAGGGATTGAACCAGATGATGTTGTGTATTTAGGTGTGCTAAGTGGTTGTAGACATGCCGGTCTTGTAGTAGAAGGTCTGGAATTGTTCAAGAAAATGAGGTTTGAGCATCAAATACAACCAACAATCCAACATTATGGTTGCATCTTGGAACTTTTAGGCAGAAATGCAAAGTTTGATGAAGCTTTCAACATGATTCAGGAAATGCCCATGGCGGCCAATGATGTAGTGTGGCGAAATCTGTTAAGTGCTGCTAGGGTTCATTGTAACCTAGAAATAGGAGAGAAAGTAGCCAGTAATCTGATGAAATTAGGGTCAGAAAATTCTGGATATTATGTGATAATGTCAAATATGTATGCTCAAGCTCAGAAATGGACTGATGCTGCTACCGTTCGATGCATGGTTTCAGACCAAGTTGCTGGGTTGAGTTTGGTTGAGGTGAGAAGAAAGGTGTACACATTTGTATCACAGGACAAATCGCGTTGCAATTGGGAAGAAATTTATGAGATGATTCACCAAATGGAATGGCAATTGAAATTTGATGGGTATTTACCAGATACATCAGAAGTTCTGCATAATGTAgatgaagaagagaagaagcagAGGTTGAAATATCATAGTCAAAAGTTGGCCCTTGCTTTTGCACTTCTACATACACCTGAAAATACAACTATCAGAATTGCAAGAAATGTCAAGATGTGTAGGGATACTCACACATACTCAAAGTTTGTTTCTGTTGTCTATAACCGAGAAATTATTGTTAGGGATCGAAATCGTTTCCACCATTTTAAAGATGGAACTTGCTCTTGTAGAGATTACTGGTAA
- the LOC110791337 gene encoding pentatricopeptide repeat-containing protein At1g31920 isoform X1 encodes MIKLSVLHQPHIFLPPEDCPHSSDTNLRWREKECVSLLKKCNAMEELKQIHGQMLKLGLFCDSFCVSNLLATCAISNWGSMDYASLVFNQIDDPGTFEFNTMIRGHAKENDFKSALKLFDEMLERGNSPDNFTYPFVFKACAGLGLMHLGRNIHGQVFKLGFPDDLFVQNSLINMYGKCGNVEDSCAVFKGMEQKSVASWSSLVAAHANLGMWWECLEIFGNMMKVGSCRAEESILVNVISACTHLGALDLGRSIHGYLMRNLSGLNVIVETSLIDMYIKCGSLEKGISLFNKMRAKNRLSYSVMISGLAMHGHGQKALLLFSEMLEQGIEPDDVVYLGVLSGCRHAGLVVEGLELFKKMRFEHQIQPTIQHYGCILELLGRNAKFDEAFNMIQEMPMAANDVVWRNLLSAARVHCNLEIGEKVASNLMKLGSENSGYYVIMSNMYAQAQKWTDAATVRCMVSDQVAGLSLVEVRRKVYTFVSQDKSRCNWEEIYEMIHQMEWQLKFDGYLPDTSEVLHNVDEEEKKQRLKYHSQKLALAFALLHTPENTTIRIARNVKMCRDTHTYSKFVSVVYNREIIVRDRNRFHHFKDGTCSCRDYW; translated from the coding sequence ATGATTAAATTATCAGTTCTTCATCAACCCCATATCTTCCTGCCACCAGAAGATTGCCCACATAGCTCAGACACCAATTTAaggtggagagagaaagaatgtGTTTCTTTGTTAAAGAAATGCAACGCCATGGAAGAATTGAAACAAATTCATGGGCAAATGCTCAAATTGGGGTTGTTTTGTGATTCTTTTTGTGTTAGTAATTTGCTTGCAACTTGTGCAATCTCAAATTGGGGAAGTATGGATTATGCATCATTAGTATTTAATCAGATTGATGATCCAGGTACATTTGAATTCAACACCATGATTAGAGGGCATGCTAAGGAGAACGATTTCAAGAGTGCACTTAAACTGTTTGATGAAATGCTTGAGAGAGGAAATTCACCTGATAATTTCACTTACCCTTTTGTTTTTAAGGCATGTGCTGGTTTGGGTTTGATGCATTTAGGCAGAAACATTCATGGGCAGGTGTTTAAACTTGGATTCCCTGATGATTTATTTGTGCAGAACAGCCTGATCAACATGTATGGAAAGTGTGGGAATGTAGAAGATTCATGTGCTGTATTCAAAGGAATGGAGCAGAAAAGTGTTGCTTCATGGAGTTCTCTTGTTGCAGCTCATGCTAATTTGGGTATGTGGTGGGAATGTCTTGAGATTTTTGGGAATATGATGAAAGTGGGAAGTTGCAGAGCAGAAGAGAGCATTTTAGTTAATGTGATTTCTGCTTGTACTCATCTGGGTGCCCTAGATTTAGGAAGGTCAATACATGGGTACTTAATGAGGAACTTGAGTGGTCTAAATGTTATAGTTGAGACTTCTTTGATTGACATGTACATAAAATGTGGCTCTTTAGAAAAAGGGATTTCCCTTTTCAATAAGATGAGGGCAAAGAACAGATTGTCTTACAGTGTGATGATTTCAGGGCTCGCGATGCATGGGCATGGTCAAAAGGCACTTCTGCTGTTCTCAGAAATGCTTGAACAAGGGATTGAACCAGATGATGTTGTGTATTTAGGTGTGCTAAGTGGTTGTAGACATGCCGGTCTTGTAGTAGAAGGTCTGGAATTGTTCAAGAAAATGAGGTTTGAGCATCAAATACAACCAACAATCCAACATTATGGTTGCATCTTGGAACTTTTAGGCAGAAATGCAAAGTTTGATGAAGCTTTCAACATGATTCAGGAAATGCCCATGGCGGCCAATGATGTAGTGTGGCGAAATCTGTTAAGTGCTGCTAGGGTTCATTGTAACCTAGAAATAGGAGAGAAAGTAGCCAGTAATCTGATGAAATTAGGGTCAGAAAATTCTGGATATTATGTGATAATGTCAAATATGTATGCTCAAGCTCAGAAATGGACTGATGCTGCTACCGTTCGATGCATGGTTTCAGACCAAGTTGCTGGGTTGAGTTTGGTTGAGGTGAGAAGAAAGGTGTACACATTTGTATCACAGGACAAATCGCGTTGCAATTGGGAAGAAATTTATGAGATGATTCACCAAATGGAATGGCAATTGAAATTTGATGGGTATTTACCAGATACATCAGAAGTTCTGCATAATGTAgatgaagaagagaagaagcagAGGTTGAAATATCATAGTCAAAAGTTGGCCCTTGCTTTTGCACTTCTACATACACCTGAAAATACAACTATCAGAATTGCAAGAAATGTCAAGATGTGTAGGGATACTCACACATACTCAAAGTTTGTTTCTGTTGTCTATAACCGAGAAATTATTGTTAGGGATCGAAATCGTTTCCACCATTTTAAAGATGGAACTTGCTCTTGTAGAGATTACTGGTAA